A DNA window from Deltaproteobacteria bacterium contains the following coding sequences:
- a CDS encoding polyprenyl synthetase family protein gives MNDAIAQLKIAFLKELPVINAAIRAEVTALHPLVRPVAAHVMDAGGKRLRPMLTLLFARALGFRGDHLPTLACSLEFLHSATLMHDDILDHADLRRGQPAAHTVFGVAPTILAGDVLLALANEIVARTGNAALTACISKAIMQTATGEIMEIAAVRNPRISRQEYIAIITGKTAYLIQAACGFGAIAAGASERIQTQAEIFGLNLGIAFQLVDDALDYTSRPDTSGKPLGGDLREGKFTLPLLLYLESLASDVREKMHHDLADPALPTGRQDAIIDAIVTQGWAEKTREAAQSYLRLADQALDAIPECSEKTHLRAMIDFVLHREK, from the coding sequence ATGAACGACGCCATCGCCCAGCTCAAAATCGCCTTCCTCAAGGAACTCCCCGTCATCAACGCCGCCATCCGCGCCGAGGTCACGGCCTTGCATCCCCTGGTCCGCCCCGTGGCCGCCCATGTCATGGATGCCGGCGGCAAGCGGTTGCGTCCCATGCTGACCCTGCTTTTCGCCAGGGCCCTGGGATTTCGAGGCGACCATTTGCCGACCCTGGCCTGCTCCCTGGAATTTCTGCACTCGGCCACGCTCATGCACGACGACATCCTGGACCACGCCGACCTGCGCCGGGGCCAACCCGCCGCGCACACGGTTTTCGGCGTCGCGCCGACCATTTTGGCTGGAGACGTGCTTCTCGCCCTGGCCAACGAAATCGTGGCCCGGACCGGCAACGCGGCCCTGACCGCCTGTATCTCCAAGGCCATCATGCAGACCGCCACCGGCGAAATCATGGAAATCGCGGCCGTGCGCAATCCACGCATCAGCCGCCAGGAATATATCGCCATCATCACCGGCAAGACCGCCTATCTGATCCAAGCCGCCTGCGGATTTGGAGCCATCGCCGCCGGGGCCTCGGAACGCATCCAGACCCAAGCCGAAATTTTCGGCCTGAACCTGGGCATCGCCTTCCAACTCGTGGACGATGCCCTGGATTATACATCCCGACCGGACACCTCCGGCAAGCCCCTGGGCGGGGATCTGCGCGAGGGCAAATTCACCCTGCCGCTGCTTCTGTATCTGGAGAGTCTGGCCTCCGATGTCCGCGAAAAGATGCATCACGATCTGGCCGATCCCGCCTTGCCGACCGGACGCCAGGATGCCATTATCGACGCCATCGTGACCCAGGGCTGGGCCGAAAAAACCAGGGAAGCGGCGCAAAGCTACCTGCGTCTGGCCGACCAGGCCCTGGACGCGATTCCGGAATGTTCGGAAAAAACACATCTGCGGGCCATGATCGACTTTGTCCTGCACCGGGAGAAATAG